A part of Amycolatopsis camponoti genomic DNA contains:
- a CDS encoding SMP-30/gluconolactonase/LRE family protein, with product MTEPLLDGIAFGESPRWHDGRLWFADWLAHEIVAVTPAGQREVVFRADFPTMPMCFDFLDGQPLVVSSSDGLLLRLTESGPVTHAELGGSGYNEIVVARDGGCYVNGGGFDLMAGEEFRPGLVLHVSAAGEVREVADGIAFGNGMALTPDGSTLIVAESYAKRLTAFSVRPDGSLTGRRVWADLGDGVPDGIALDASGAVWVSDVPNRSCTRVQEGGRVLERLTFGHGCFACALSDDTLFVVTQEWRGVGGVDAADRTGEILAHPVPVGRSVLR from the coding sequence ATGACGGAACCGCTCCTCGACGGGATCGCGTTCGGCGAGTCCCCCCGCTGGCACGACGGCCGCCTGTGGTTCGCCGACTGGCTGGCCCACGAAATCGTCGCCGTCACCCCGGCGGGACAGCGCGAGGTGGTCTTCCGCGCGGACTTCCCGACCATGCCGATGTGCTTCGACTTCCTCGACGGGCAGCCGCTGGTCGTCTCCTCGTCGGACGGCCTCCTGCTGCGGCTCACCGAGTCCGGTCCGGTCACCCACGCCGAGCTGGGCGGGTCGGGGTACAACGAGATCGTGGTGGCGCGCGACGGCGGCTGCTACGTCAACGGGGGCGGCTTCGACCTGATGGCGGGGGAGGAGTTCCGGCCCGGGCTGGTCCTCCACGTGAGCGCGGCGGGCGAGGTCCGCGAGGTCGCCGACGGGATCGCGTTCGGCAACGGCATGGCCCTGACCCCGGACGGCTCGACGTTGATCGTGGCCGAGTCGTACGCGAAGCGCCTGACCGCGTTCTCCGTCCGGCCGGACGGCTCGCTGACCGGCCGCCGGGTGTGGGCCGACCTGGGCGACGGCGTCCCGGACGGCATCGCGCTCGACGCCTCGGGCGCGGTGTGGGTGTCGGACGTCCCGAACCGGTCGTGCACCCGGGTCCAAGAGGGCGGTCGGGTGCTGGAGCGGCTGACGTTCGGCCACGGCTGCTTCGCCTGCGCGCTGAGCGACGACACGTTGTTCGTGGTGACCCAGGAGTGGCGGGGCGTCGGCGGCGTGGACGCGGCGGACCGGACGGGCGAGATCCTGGCCCACCCGGTTCCGGTCGGCCGATCAGTCCTCCGGTGA